One stretch of Rosistilla oblonga DNA includes these proteins:
- a CDS encoding YeaH/YhbH family protein, whose translation MHVVDRRQNPKAKSLGNRQRFLRRVKSHMRKAFAESIRQRKIADLEGGQEVSISSKDLHEPTFHHDPKVGHRDYVLPGNHDYRPGDEIEKPSGGSGSGSGGSADGDGEDSFVFALTREEFLDLFFEDLELPNLAKRKLKSMASPSWVRAGYSTDGSPQRLNKRETMRRSLARRIALGRPKLAEVEALQAELQQAETAGDADEIARLRKLIDAQQTRMRAVPYLETVDLRYSRIQRVPKPTTQAVMFCLMDTSASMTEQLKDMAKRFYMLLHLFLKRHYKAVELVFIRHTYTAQEVDEQTFFHGRETGGTVVSSALEEMLKIVKQRYPVEDWNIYAAQASDGHNFDHDMPQTLRLLEQEILPICQYYAYIEVNDDQWPGDSVLWHGYFPLVDRHDNFAQAEVATASEIFPVFRDLFDSRQRSGSSTKPRVDR comes from the coding sequence ATGCACGTAGTCGATCGTCGTCAAAATCCAAAAGCGAAAAGCCTTGGCAATCGCCAACGTTTTCTGCGGCGGGTGAAGTCGCACATGCGGAAGGCATTTGCCGAATCGATTCGGCAGCGGAAGATCGCCGACCTCGAAGGAGGGCAAGAGGTTTCGATCAGCTCCAAAGATCTGCACGAACCGACGTTCCACCACGATCCCAAAGTCGGGCATCGCGATTACGTGCTTCCCGGCAACCACGACTATCGCCCCGGCGACGAGATCGAAAAACCGAGCGGTGGTTCGGGCAGCGGATCGGGGGGCAGTGCCGATGGCGACGGAGAGGACAGTTTTGTCTTCGCCCTGACTCGCGAGGAGTTTCTGGATCTGTTCTTCGAAGATCTGGAGCTGCCCAACCTCGCCAAGCGGAAACTGAAGTCGATGGCTTCTCCATCATGGGTCCGCGCCGGGTATTCGACCGATGGTTCGCCGCAGCGGCTGAATAAGCGCGAGACGATGCGCCGCAGTCTGGCTCGCCGGATCGCCTTGGGCCGGCCAAAGCTTGCTGAAGTCGAAGCGTTGCAGGCCGAATTGCAGCAGGCGGAGACCGCGGGAGACGCCGACGAGATCGCCCGACTGCGGAAGCTGATCGACGCGCAGCAGACTCGGATGCGAGCGGTTCCCTATCTGGAGACGGTCGACCTGCGTTACAGCCGCATCCAACGGGTCCCCAAACCGACGACACAGGCTGTGATGTTCTGTTTGATGGACACGTCGGCGTCGATGACCGAACAGCTGAAGGACATGGCGAAGCGGTTCTATATGTTGCTGCATCTGTTTCTGAAGCGGCACTACAAAGCGGTCGAACTCGTCTTCATCCGCCACACCTACACGGCTCAAGAAGTCGATGAGCAGACGTTTTTCCATGGCCGCGAGACGGGCGGCACCGTCGTTTCGTCGGCTCTCGAAGAGATGTTGAAGATCGTCAAACAGCGGTATCCGGTCGAGGACTGGAACATCTACGCCGCCCAAGCTTCCGACGGGCACAACTTCGATCACGACATGCCGCAGACGCTGCGTCTGTTGGAACAAGAGATCCTGCCGATCTGCCAATATTACGCTTACATCGAAGTCAACGACGACCAATGGCCGGGGGATAGCGTCCTGTGGCACGGCTACTTTCCTTTGGTCGATCGTCACGACAACTTCGCTCAAGCGGAGGTTGCCACGGCCAGCGAGATATTCCCCGTCTTTCGCGATCTGTTCGACAGCAGGCAACGTTCGGGCTCAAGCACCAAACCGCGGGTGGATCGATGA
- a CDS encoding phosphoglycerate kinase — protein sequence MAKKSIEDIDVAGKRVFMRVDFNVPLDDSLKITDDRRIRMALPSIQSIVNRGGRVILGSHLGRPSGDASDSKYSLAPAAARLSELLGKPVAFATDTVGEDAKAKVAAMGDGDVVLLENLRFNPGEKKGDETFAGQIAAMADIYCNNAFGTCHRTDASMYAVAQKIDGPKVVGNLVAKEIQYLADAISSPERPFVAILGGAKVSDKINVINNLLSVCDKILIGGAMAYTFSLARGGAVGGSLVEKDKVDLARELIEKGGDKLVLPVDTHCGDAFSGDCNKQVVDAGQIPDGWEGFDVGPKTAVMYAEIIKSAKTVVWNGPMGVFEMPPFDAGTRVVAQAVADCPGTTIIGGGDSAAAIEQFGLADKVSHVSTGGGASLEMLEGKAFKAVDILDEA from the coding sequence ATGGCCAAGAAAAGTATCGAAGATATCGATGTGGCGGGAAAACGAGTCTTTATGCGAGTTGACTTCAACGTGCCGTTGGACGATTCGCTGAAGATCACCGACGACCGCCGGATCCGGATGGCGTTGCCGTCGATCCAATCGATCGTCAATCGTGGCGGCCGCGTGATCCTCGGCAGCCACTTGGGCCGTCCCAGTGGCGATGCCAGCGACAGCAAATACAGCTTGGCTCCCGCCGCGGCGCGGTTGAGCGAACTGCTGGGCAAACCCGTTGCTTTTGCTACCGACACCGTCGGCGAAGATGCCAAAGCCAAAGTGGCTGCGATGGGGGATGGCGACGTCGTTCTGTTGGAGAACCTGCGTTTCAATCCAGGCGAAAAGAAGGGTGACGAAACCTTCGCCGGCCAGATCGCGGCGATGGCTGACATCTACTGCAACAATGCCTTTGGCACCTGCCACCGCACCGACGCTTCGATGTACGCAGTCGCTCAAAAGATCGACGGCCCCAAGGTTGTCGGCAACCTGGTCGCCAAAGAGATCCAATACCTGGCCGATGCGATCAGCAGCCCCGAGCGTCCGTTTGTGGCGATCCTGGGTGGAGCCAAGGTTAGCGACAAGATCAACGTGATCAACAACCTGTTGTCGGTCTGCGACAAGATCTTGATCGGTGGTGCGATGGCCTACACCTTCTCGTTGGCTCGCGGCGGCGCAGTCGGCGGCAGCCTTGTCGAAAAGGACAAAGTCGATTTGGCTCGCGAGTTGATCGAAAAGGGTGGCGACAAATTGGTCCTTCCCGTCGACACCCACTGCGGCGACGCTTTTTCGGGCGACTGCAACAAACAAGTTGTCGATGCGGGGCAGATCCCCGACGGCTGGGAAGGCTTTGATGTCGGACCGAAGACCGCTGTGATGTACGCCGAGATCATCAAGTCGGCCAAGACCGTGGTTTGGAACGGGCCGATGGGCGTCTTCGAAATGCCTCCGTTCGACGCCGGTACCCGCGTCGTTGCTCAAGCTGTTGCCGATTGCCCCGGCACGACGATCATCGGCGGTGGCGATAGCGCTGCGGCGATCGAGCAGTTCGGTCTGGCCGACAAGGTCAGCCACGTGAGCACCGGTGGCGGTGCTAGCTTGGAAATGCTCGAAGGCAAAGCGTTTAAGGCTGTCGATATCTTGGACGAAGCGTAA
- a CDS encoding Hsp70 family protein, whose product MTAKYIIGIDLGTTNSVLAYTPVQPESNAGSSEAAEIQLLPIPQLVAAGTVEERDSLPSFVYLANAAERSAGGMDAPWGKDQSYAVGQFARDRGGEAPDRTVGAAKSWLCHTGVDRRQPILPWQAPEDVEKISPVTASQRYLQHLVQAWQQRFPDAPIEQQQVVLTVPASFDPVARELTREAAIAAGLPANFVLLEEPQAAFYAWLSVVGDQWRKMLTVGQRVLVCDVGGGTTDLTLITVDEDGGDLTLRREAVGDHLLVGGDNMDLTMAHVVAGEFAKKKTKLNPWQSVSLWHSCRAAKEALLAPEGSEKQTISVLGRGSKLIGGTVSVEVDRESISQLLVDGFLPKCGLDAVPQRQAASGFQEIGLPFESDPGITRHLASFVSNHCAAAESDSVSLPDFVLFNGGVFKADGFRNRMLEIVNSWSADAGDSKVQPLQGVHDLDHAVARGACYYGLNKQRGGLRIRGGTARSYYVGIETAGLAIPGAPRPLKALCVVPFGMEEGTETDVPSGEIGLVVGKPARFRFFSSNVRTDDTPGEQLDWWDDTELTETDPMEATLTLADGATESHVPVKFHANITELGVLELWCVAVHGDGRWKLEFNVRDEPQE is encoded by the coding sequence ATGACAGCCAAATACATCATCGGTATCGACCTCGGGACGACCAACAGCGTCCTGGCTTACACGCCGGTTCAGCCCGAATCGAATGCGGGCAGTTCGGAAGCGGCAGAGATCCAGTTGCTGCCGATTCCGCAATTGGTCGCCGCCGGAACCGTCGAAGAACGCGACAGCCTGCCGTCGTTTGTCTATCTGGCCAATGCAGCAGAGCGATCCGCCGGTGGCATGGACGCTCCCTGGGGCAAGGATCAATCGTACGCTGTCGGTCAGTTTGCCCGGGATCGTGGTGGCGAAGCTCCCGACCGAACCGTGGGGGCTGCAAAATCGTGGCTCTGCCACACCGGTGTCGATCGCCGCCAACCGATCCTCCCTTGGCAAGCTCCCGAGGATGTCGAGAAGATCTCGCCGGTAACCGCTTCGCAGCGGTACCTGCAGCATTTAGTACAGGCGTGGCAGCAGCGGTTCCCCGACGCACCGATCGAACAACAACAAGTCGTCTTAACGGTTCCGGCATCGTTTGATCCTGTCGCTCGCGAATTGACCCGCGAAGCTGCGATCGCGGCCGGACTGCCAGCCAACTTTGTTTTGCTGGAAGAACCGCAAGCCGCGTTTTATGCTTGGCTGTCGGTCGTTGGCGACCAGTGGCGAAAGATGTTGACCGTCGGCCAACGCGTGCTGGTCTGCGACGTTGGTGGCGGTACGACCGACCTGACGCTGATCACCGTCGACGAGGACGGAGGCGATCTGACGCTGCGACGCGAAGCGGTTGGCGATCATCTGTTGGTCGGTGGCGACAACATGGATCTGACGATGGCCCATGTCGTGGCCGGGGAATTCGCCAAGAAGAAGACGAAACTAAACCCTTGGCAATCGGTCTCGCTGTGGCATTCGTGCCGCGCGGCGAAAGAGGCGTTGCTGGCTCCCGAGGGTTCCGAAAAACAGACGATCTCGGTTCTTGGCCGCGGCAGCAAATTGATCGGCGGCACGGTGAGTGTCGAAGTCGATCGCGAATCGATATCGCAGCTGTTGGTCGATGGCTTCCTTCCCAAGTGTGGATTAGATGCTGTCCCGCAGCGGCAAGCCGCGTCGGGCTTCCAAGAGATCGGACTGCCCTTCGAATCCGATCCGGGCATCACGCGGCACTTGGCCTCGTTTGTCTCCAATCACTGCGCCGCGGCGGAGAGCGACAGCGTGTCGCTTCCCGATTTTGTGTTGTTCAACGGCGGCGTCTTCAAAGCCGATGGATTCCGCAATCGGATGCTGGAGATCGTCAACAGCTGGTCCGCCGACGCGGGCGATTCGAAGGTCCAACCGCTGCAGGGCGTTCACGACCTCGACCACGCCGTCGCTCGCGGCGCCTGTTACTACGGGCTGAACAAACAGCGTGGCGGTCTGCGGATTCGCGGCGGCACGGCCCGTTCATATTACGTCGGCATCGAAACCGCGGGGCTGGCGATTCCAGGAGCCCCACGTCCGCTGAAGGCGCTCTGCGTGGTTCCCTTTGGAATGGAAGAGGGTACCGAGACCGACGTCCCTTCGGGCGAGATCGGTCTGGTTGTCGGCAAACCGGCTCGGTTCCGGTTCTTCAGTTCGAATGTCCGCACCGACGACACGCCGGGCGAACAATTGGATTGGTGGGATGACACAGAACTAACCGAAACCGATCCGATGGAAGCGACGTTAACGCTGGCCGATGGAGCGACCGAATCGCACGTGCCGGTTAAATTCCATGCCAACATCACCGAACTGGGCGTTCTGGAACTGTGGTGCGTGGCGGTTCATGGCGACGGCCGCTGGAAGTTGGAATTCAACGTCCGCGACGAACCGCAAGAATAG
- a CDS encoding carbon storage regulator produces the protein MLVLTRKAKQQIRLGDDIIVTVLQVKGNSIRLGIEAPRETRVVRGELEFYEEQPKSEGASGSRKQPEPAAVEAKPVAAKPTTAAGRSSVRGASKSNAAAVQVLGPTKLKIQQNSAVATRFPRTAERGQTVVSEVSPLKRFMPKSMVEAVGNVSV, from the coding sequence ATGTTGGTTCTAACACGCAAAGCAAAACAACAAATTCGATTGGGCGACGACATCATCGTGACGGTGTTGCAAGTCAAAGGAAATTCGATCCGCTTGGGAATCGAAGCCCCCCGTGAGACGCGAGTTGTGCGAGGTGAATTGGAGTTCTACGAAGAGCAGCCCAAGAGCGAAGGGGCATCGGGATCCCGAAAGCAGCCGGAACCGGCTGCCGTCGAAGCGAAGCCTGTCGCAGCCAAGCCGACCACGGCCGCTGGTCGATCGAGCGTTCGCGGCGCTTCGAAATCGAACGCCGCCGCGGTTCAAGTGCTGGGGCCGACGAAGCTGAAGATCCAGCAAAACTCGGCGGTCGCCACCCGCTTTCCGCGGACGGCTGAGCGAGGTCAGACCGTCGTCTCCGAAGTCAGCCCACTGAAACGCTTCATGCCCAAATCGATGGTGGAAGCTGTCGGGAACGTCTCGGTTTAA
- a CDS encoding DUF2760 domain-containing protein, with amino-acid sequence MSIGLAIQAFFKILSNREAAAAYQRLTSGEAADQPTPAAAQSTPAEAPAKAQAPAPPKPTRSDAIGLLAALQREARFVDLVQESLDAYSDEQVGAAARDVLRDTKKVLDRMFAIAPLTDSEEGDSMQTPAEVDPGQIRLTGNVHGAAPFSGTIAHHGWKAAKCELPRWSGSPESDRVIAPIELEIA; translated from the coding sequence GTGAGCATCGGTTTAGCCATCCAGGCGTTCTTTAAGATCCTGTCTAACCGCGAAGCTGCGGCGGCGTATCAACGGCTGACCAGCGGCGAGGCTGCCGATCAACCGACGCCGGCGGCGGCCCAATCGACTCCAGCGGAAGCTCCGGCCAAAGCCCAAGCCCCTGCGCCACCTAAACCGACGCGCAGCGATGCGATCGGTTTGTTGGCGGCGCTGCAGCGCGAAGCCCGCTTTGTCGACCTCGTCCAAGAATCGCTGGACGCTTACAGCGACGAACAGGTCGGTGCGGCAGCTCGCGACGTCCTTCGCGACACGAAAAAAGTGCTCGACCGCATGTTTGCGATCGCTCCGCTGACCGATTCCGAAGAAGGGGATTCGATGCAGACGCCAGCGGAAGTCGATCCGGGACAGATCCGTTTGACCGGCAACGTCCACGGAGCCGCTCCCTTCAGCGGAACGATCGCCCATCACGGCTGGAAGGCCGCGAAGTGCGAGCTTCCTCGCTGGTCGGGCAGCCCCGAATCGGATCGCGTGATCGCACCGATCGAATTGGAAATCGCATGA
- the nusG gene encoding transcription termination/antitermination protein NusG: MFPETILELPDEPDTQWWAMYTRSRQEKQLMRKLRELEVGHYSPVISRRYKSPAGRLRTTHLPLFANYVFVRGTGESRYQAVSTGCVSRCIDIADPTQLVTDLQQIHALIETGAALAPEERLEPGDLVRVKSGPFNGFEGTVVQRDGQRRLIVAVRFMNQGASAVLDDCQLEFLGKSTPAK; encoded by the coding sequence ATGTTTCCGGAAACAATCCTCGAGCTTCCCGATGAGCCCGATACGCAGTGGTGGGCGATGTACACCCGATCGAGGCAGGAGAAGCAGTTGATGCGGAAGCTGCGCGAGTTAGAGGTGGGGCATTATTCGCCGGTGATCAGTCGCCGTTATAAGAGTCCCGCTGGGCGGCTTCGGACGACGCATCTGCCCCTGTTTGCCAACTACGTCTTCGTGCGGGGCACTGGGGAATCACGCTATCAAGCGGTTTCGACGGGCTGCGTTTCGCGATGCATCGACATCGCCGATCCAACTCAATTGGTCACCGACCTGCAACAGATCCACGCTCTGATCGAAACCGGCGCCGCACTGGCTCCCGAGGAGCGGTTGGAGCCGGGGGATTTGGTTCGCGTGAAGAGTGGTCCGTTCAACGGTTTCGAGGGGACTGTCGTGCAACGCGACGGCCAGCGACGATTGATCGTCGCCGTCCGTTTCATGAATCAAGGCGCCTCGGCCGTGCTGGACGATTGCCAGCTGGAATTCCTCGGCAAGTCGACGCCCGCCAAATAA
- a CDS encoding cytochrome-c peroxidase, translated as MRPVTRFFIVTLLLHSGLVLQAEQPKSARVNLGEDGLLTGIPGEGPLKEAEIEAWLAKPENHVTLEVSLPKGLDASTANLAIPEDNPLTRAKIELGRQLYFDARLSSDQTISCASCHSPSEGYGAKTQFGVGVGGQTGNRNSPISYNRILSKAQFWDGRAASLEEQAVGPIANPIEMGNTHDACIECVGAIPGYAMQFKAIFDDGVTIDNVGKALASFERAIVTGPAPYDYWNPLAKFKEVFALDLEDMDALRSEDPDLAKQYDDMVAAAQKHPMSESAQRGMTLFFGKANCALCHAGGNFADEQYHNLGVGMEVDDPDLGRYVVTKEEKDKGAFKTPTLRNVALSEPYMHDGSQKTLEEVVAWYNKGGHKNPWLSDKVKPLNLTEQEEKDVVAFMKEGLTGPFPKVEENRLPE; from the coding sequence ATGCGACCGGTCACGCGTTTCTTCATCGTCACATTGCTGCTGCACAGCGGACTCGTCCTGCAAGCCGAACAACCCAAATCGGCGCGGGTGAACTTGGGAGAGGATGGATTGCTGACGGGAATTCCCGGAGAGGGCCCGCTGAAAGAAGCGGAGATCGAGGCCTGGTTGGCCAAGCCGGAAAACCACGTGACGCTCGAGGTCAGTCTGCCCAAGGGCTTGGACGCATCGACCGCCAACCTGGCGATTCCCGAAGACAATCCGCTGACTCGCGCCAAGATCGAACTCGGCCGCCAGCTCTACTTCGACGCGCGACTCTCGTCCGACCAAACGATCAGCTGTGCCAGCTGCCACAGTCCCAGCGAGGGCTACGGCGCCAAGACTCAGTTTGGTGTCGGCGTCGGCGGTCAGACCGGCAACCGGAACTCACCGATCAGTTACAACCGGATCCTCAGCAAGGCTCAGTTCTGGGACGGCCGTGCCGCTTCGCTGGAAGAACAGGCTGTCGGACCGATCGCCAACCCGATCGAGATGGGGAACACACACGACGCGTGTATCGAATGCGTGGGAGCGATTCCGGGCTACGCAATGCAGTTCAAAGCGATCTTCGACGACGGCGTGACGATCGACAATGTCGGCAAGGCATTGGCGTCGTTTGAACGAGCGATCGTCACCGGCCCGGCTCCCTACGACTACTGGAATCCGCTGGCGAAATTCAAAGAGGTCTTCGCCTTGGACCTGGAAGACATGGACGCTTTGCGAAGCGAAGATCCCGATTTGGCGAAGCAATACGACGACATGGTCGCAGCGGCTCAGAAGCACCCGATGAGCGAATCGGCGCAGCGCGGCATGACGCTCTTCTTCGGCAAAGCGAATTGTGCACTCTGCCACGCCGGCGGTAACTTCGCCGACGAACAGTACCACAACTTGGGCGTCGGAATGGAAGTGGACGATCCCGATCTGGGACGTTACGTCGTGACGAAAGAAGAGAAGGATAAGGGAGCGTTCAAGACGCCGACGCTACGCAACGTCGCCTTGTCGGAACCCTACATGCACGACGGCAGCCAAAAGACGCTCGAAGAAGTCGTCGCTTGGTACAACAAGGGCGGGCACAAGAACCCGTGGTTGAGCGACAAGGTCAAGCCGCTGAACCTGACCGAGCAAGAGGAGAAGGATGTGGTCGCGTTCATGAAAGAAGGGCTGACCGGTCCGTTCCCGAAGGTCGAAGAAAACCGCCTGCCCGAATAG
- a CDS encoding SpoVR family protein: protein MNKRHGKLLYSGSQWDFRLLHRVYDAVEEIALGELGLDVYRNQIEVITSEQMLDAYAAIGMPLLYRHWSFGKRFAREELLYRKGAQSLAYELVINSQPCVSYVMEENTMTMQTLVIAHAAFGHNHFFKNNHLFRQWTRADRVLDELAYAKSYIADCEQRYGFAEVESLLDSAHALMSHGVNRYATRRRSPREQQARSEARRQHLESTYNDLWRTVPTESSDANEVRSIEQDENDIEAAALELPEENLLTFLANHAPKLKDWQREVLRIVRTLAQYFYPQRQTKMMNEGCATFVHYEIMNRLNHRGQIDEGSMLEFLHMHSAVVAQPNFDSRGFGGINPYALGYAMVRDIARICDDPDDEDRQWFPEIAGKGRSLETIRDAWEHYRDESFILQYLSPRLIREMRLFKVSDDADDEHMTVTAIHDESGYREVRRQLAAQYDISKQEPDIQISDANLKGNRRLVLTHRVRDGKLLEKSEANRILRHLAKLWGYRVRMVEVDAETKRPLSEYDAVSMP, encoded by the coding sequence ATGAACAAACGGCACGGCAAGCTTTTATACAGCGGGTCGCAGTGGGACTTCCGTCTGCTGCACCGCGTCTACGATGCTGTCGAAGAGATCGCCTTGGGCGAACTGGGGCTGGACGTCTATCGCAACCAGATCGAAGTCATCACGTCCGAACAGATGCTGGACGCTTACGCGGCGATCGGGATGCCGCTGCTGTACCGCCACTGGTCGTTTGGCAAGCGTTTCGCCCGCGAGGAATTGCTGTACCGCAAGGGAGCCCAATCGCTGGCGTATGAATTGGTGATTAATTCGCAGCCCTGCGTCTCGTACGTGATGGAAGAGAACACGATGACGATGCAGACGCTGGTGATCGCTCACGCAGCGTTTGGCCACAATCATTTCTTTAAAAACAACCACCTGTTCCGTCAGTGGACGCGAGCCGATCGCGTGCTGGATGAACTCGCGTATGCAAAGAGCTACATTGCCGATTGCGAGCAGCGGTATGGATTTGCAGAAGTCGAATCGCTGTTGGATTCCGCTCACGCGCTGATGTCCCACGGCGTCAACCGCTACGCCACGCGGCGTCGTTCGCCGCGCGAACAGCAAGCGCGCAGCGAAGCCCGCCGCCAGCATCTCGAATCGACTTACAACGACTTGTGGCGGACCGTCCCGACCGAATCGAGCGACGCAAATGAAGTGCGGTCCATCGAACAAGATGAAAACGACATCGAAGCGGCAGCGTTGGAGCTTCCCGAGGAAAATCTGTTGACCTTCCTCGCCAACCACGCACCAAAATTGAAGGACTGGCAGCGGGAGGTGCTGCGGATCGTTCGCACGCTGGCTCAATATTTCTACCCGCAGCGACAGACCAAGATGATGAACGAAGGTTGTGCGACCTTTGTGCACTATGAAATCATGAACCGCTTGAACCATCGCGGTCAGATCGACGAGGGATCGATGCTGGAATTCCTGCACATGCATTCGGCGGTCGTCGCCCAACCGAATTTCGATTCCCGCGGCTTCGGCGGAATCAATCCCTACGCGTTGGGTTATGCCATGGTCCGCGATATCGCCAGGATCTGCGACGACCCCGACGACGAAGACCGCCAATGGTTCCCCGAGATCGCCGGGAAGGGGCGTTCGCTGGAAACGATCCGCGACGCTTGGGAACACTATCGCGACGAGAGCTTTATCCTGCAGTACTTGAGCCCGCGGTTGATCCGCGAGATGCGGTTGTTCAAAGTCAGCGACGACGCCGACGACGAACATATGACGGTCACCGCGATCCACGACGAATCGGGATACCGCGAGGTCCGTCGCCAATTAGCCGCCCAATACGACATCTCCAAGCAGGAACCCGATATCCAGATCAGCGACGCCAACCTGAAAGGGAACCGACGATTGGTCCTGACCCACCGCGTGCGCGATGGCAAGCTGTTGGAGAAATCCGAAGCCAATCGGATCTTGCGGCATCTGGCAAAACTGTGGGGCTACCGCGTCCGGATGGTCGAAGTCGACGCCGAGACTAAACGTCCACTCAGCGAATACGACGCCGTCTCGATGCCGTAA